Within the Candidatus Aminicenantes bacterium genome, the region GCTTTCCTGGAGCATCCCGCAACCCCGCTGCCGGCTTTGGCCCTGATCGTCTCGGGCGGCCACACCTCGCTCTTCCTCCTGCGCGAGCGCCTGCACCTCGAGCTTCTCGGCCGGACGCGGGATGACGCGGCCGGCGAAGCCCTGGACAAGATCGCTAAGTTCCTCGACCTTGGCTATCCCGGCGGGCCGATCATCCAGAAGCTGGCCGAGCCGGGCGACCCCAAGGCCTTCGCTTTCGTCCTGCCGCGGATGACCGACCGCAGCCTCGACTTCAGCTTCAGCGGCCTTAAGACGGCCGCTATCCGCCATGTCCGCGAGAGCGGCCTAGACAAGAATCATCCCCGCCTGCCGGATTTCCTGGCCAGCTTCGAGGCGGCCGTGACGAAAGCCCTTCTCGACAACTTGATGCGGGCGGCCGACCGGGTTGAGCCGAAATCGCTCATCCTTTGCGGTGGAGTGGCGCGCAACAAGCGCCTGCGGACGCGCTTCGAGGAGACGGCCCGCTCGCACGGGCTGGTCTGGGCTGTGCCCTCCGGCAAGCTCTGCACAGACAACGCGGCCATGGTCGGCGCCCTGGCCCTGACCAAGCTTGCGGCGGGGGAACCAATCCCCTCCGCCCTCGAGCTGGACGCCTATCCGCGCCGACCGGCGGCGGAAAAGTTTATCCGTTAAATCAGCGGTAAGAGGGTTCCGGGGTTTGCTGAGGGTCTATTCTCCGTCCGGACAGCCCACGGGAGGCTAAACACCTTCTTTCTGCGACGTGCTGACCAGGTGGATCAGCTGGTGGCGGTTGTTCACTTTCAATTTCCGGTACAGGCTGTAGGCGTGGCTTTTGACGGTGTGGATGGAGATGTGCAGCGCCTCCTCCATCTGCTTGTAGCTCTTGCCGTCGATCATCAGGATCAGAATCTCCATCTCGCGGGCGGACAGCCCGTGCTTCTTCTGCAGGGACGGCATGACGACGCCGGCGCCGATGATCTTGCCCAGGCTGCCGGCCCAGGGGATGAAATAGGCCTGCAACCAAAACAGGGGGATGAGATTGGTATAAAGGGCCAATAGCCTGACGGCGGTGATATTCCAATAATTGAGCGGGCCCGGATTCAACATCACGATCGCCAGATAAACAGGGATGCGAAGGAGGAACAGCCAGGCGAAAGCCCGATTGGCCCGCCGGCGGTCTGGGTCGGGTCCCGCCTTGTTTTCCGCCAACATCCGGATCAGCCAGATCGCGGCTATCAGGTTCAGGGGCCAGATGAACAGATTCCAAAAATTGATATAGGGGCTGCGGGGCAGAAAGCCTGGGGAGCGCATGTCCAAAAAGAAAAGAAGCATCAAGGCGGCCGTAAAAAGGCCCAGGCCCGGCAGGAGCCATTTCGAAAGCTTCTTCCCCCGCAGCCAGGCAATCGTTTTATATAGAGAGACATACAGGCCCAGGATCAGCAGGGTGCGGAGCGGCCAATCGACCCCCTTGAACCAGGAAAAAAAGCTTGCCGATTGCTGGGGGGTCAGATTGCTGTCGAAGTAGACCAGCAAAAAGACTTCGAGCTCTATGATGTTGTAAAAGATCAAGTAATACAGGAGGTCCCGGAGGCGGGCGTCGGGGAATCGCCGCGACTTCTGGTGGAAGATGAGTATAGACCACACTCCGACCATCAGGACGATGAACACGGACAGGACATTGTAGTGTTTCAGGAGAGAAACTCCTTCTCACGGGAGGCGGGGATTATATTTCAACCGCCTCCCCGGGGCAATAACGCTCTCGGGGGTCGGGAACAGGGATGATTCGGCGAATTCATGCGGTTTCCCGATGTCTATTTCCGGCTCCCTTGCGTATGATTCCGTGACGTCACCGATCAGGTGACCGCGAACGAACCGGAAAACGAGGTAATTATGACTTTCCCGAGATCAACGCTGCTCATCTTCCTGACGATCCTGCTCCTGTTCCTGGCCGGGATCAGCTTCGGAGAGCCGACCGCCTCCGCCGACGGGTCGGAAGCGGGGGGCCAGCCCATCCAGGCCGTCCGGGTCGAAAAAATCGCTTCGGCCAAAGTCGGAGAGACCCGGGAATTCTGGGTCTCCCTGCCTGATGGCTATGCCGATTCCGGCGAGAGGTATCCCGTGCTCTATATGATGGACGCGGATTTCAACTTCAGCTCCGGCATTATCGGAGGCGTTCGTTTTGCCGCCCTCATGGGGCAGATGCCCGAGTTCATCATGGTCGGCATCAAGAACACCGACCGCTCGAAGGACATCTTCCCCGAGGTCGTCACTTACCGCGACGGCAGCAAGGACGGGGGCCGGGCCGGCCAATACCTGGATTTTATCCGCGAGGAGCTGATCCCCCACATCGACAAAAATTATCGGACTGAAAAGTTCCGGGTCCTCTACGGCACGTCCAACACCGGATTCACCACCGTCTATGCCCTGTTTCGCAATCCCGATACGGCCGACGCCTACATCGCCGCCAGCGCCACGCTGTCCATACCCTTGTTCAGGGCCAAAAGGGACGAATGGATCCAAGGCTTCAAGGGCGGCCGGCGCCGGTTGGTGGTGGTCATGGGTGAGAATGACCTGCCCACGGTCTTAAGCCAAAATGGGGCGCTGAAGGAAGCGATCGATACCCAGGCGCCCCCCGATTTGATCGGCCGTTTCCTGGTCGTCGAGAACGGAGGCCACGTGCCGGTCGATTCGTTGCGGCAGGGGCTGAGCGCTCTCTTCGAAGGATGGAAGATCGATCTCCCTTTCACTGACGCCACATTTGACGAGATCCGGAAACAGGCGGAACGGCGGGCCGCCAAGTTTGGCGTTCCGGGCAAGCTCCCCGAGGACGATCTGGCGATACTGGGCCGGAGCCTGTTGGGTGAAAAGAAAGAGCTCCGGGCCGTCGAGGTCCTGCGCTACAGGGCGGATCTTTATCCCCGCTCGGCCGAGGCCCAGGTGGCTCTGGGCGATGCCTACCGGCAGAGCGGCCAAACGGCCAAGGCCCGCGAATGCTACGATCGGGCCTTGATCATCGCGCCGGGGCACGCCGCCGCGACGGCCAAGCGGAAAGAGCTCGATTCCAAATGAGAGAAAGACATTGGCTTGATGCCGGAACCGCCGTTCCGGTCGTTTTTTTCACTACGACGGTCCTCTGCGGGCTGGTCCAGGGAAACTACAATCATCTTTCCAGGCAGGTCAGCGAACTGGGGACGATCGGCACGAATTCGCAATATCTGTTTGCGGCGGGTCTCGTTCTCAGCTCGTTCTTGAGTATCCTCTTCATCGCCTGGCTTCTCGGCGCCTGCCGGCGGCTCCAATTGAGCGTCTGGCCTGTTTGGCCGATGTTTGCTTTCTCGGTTTCCATCGCCGGCGCGGCGATGTTCCCGCTGCCCTTGCGCATGCACCAGATCATGGGCAGCCCCGTGTTCTTGCTGCTCTTATCGCCTCTCCTGGGCCTCATTTTATGGCCGAAGAACCGGCTGGCGGCGAATATCCGGTGGATGTCGGTCTTAAGCCTCCTGATCATGGCCCTGGGCTTTTTGGCCTATTTCCCCGACATCCTGGCCTCCTATCCCGGATTGAAGCAACGCTTCTTTCACGCCGGCTGGGCGATCTGGTTCGTCTATTTAAGCCGGGCCTTCCGCCGGGCTCTCGAGAATCAGCGGATCGAGGCGGGAAGGCCATGAAAATCGTCGTCATCCTCAACTCGATACTGCCGATGGAATTAGCCGCCCGGGCGAAAGCCAAACCATAAAGGAGATCATCATGGAATTGCAAAAAAGTCGGCGTCGTTTTTTGAAGGATTGCGCGAAGATGGGCGGAACCTGCTGCGCGCTTCTGGCCTGCCATCGGCTTCTGCCGGCCGAGGAAGGCCTGCAAAGCCCGAAGCCCATCGATCTGGCGCCGCTGTCCTATTGCGGCATCCCCTGCGTCAAGATCTGCCCGCTGTACAAAGCCACGCAGGAAAACGACGTCCAGATGAAGAAGACCCTGTACGAACGACAGGAGATGAAGAAGAAATTCGGCTTCGATTTCGATCCGGACAAGGTCGTCTGCTACACGTGCAAGCCGGGGGACAAGCCCAAAAAAGTCGGCATGGACACGTGCCCGGTCCGCCAATGCGCCTTGGCCAACGGTGTGGAATCCTGCGTCCAGTGCGCGAACCTGGACGCCTGCGATAAGGAATACTGGAAAAAGTGGCCGCAGCAATATGCCTCCACGAAATATATCCAGGCCCGCTACCGGACCCAGCCGGGCGCGGTGATCAAGGGAGGCAAGGCTCGCTAGTCAAGATATAGAGATCGTCAATTCGCATTTGAACTCGTGCTCGCCGTCCGCCGTTGGGCGTCATAAGATGAAAACGAACGGCATCAGAGTGACGAAGCGTCAATTTAGGAGAATAACAGTGAAATCCGCAAGTCTGCCAAAAACAATTCTAATTTTCACGCTCGGTTTTCTGTCCCTGGGCACCATGTTCGCCCAGCCGCCGTCCAAAGACGCAAGCCCTTCCGACAAGTGCTTTGTCGGCAGCTCGGCTTTTGTTTTGGGCAATTTGGCTCCCGATCCTCCTTCCTTCTACCAGCTGAATATCGGGTATCGGATCACGTCTAAAGACGTCATTTCGCTGGAGGCCATCACCTGGACCTACAAGGCTCCTTTGGGAATTCCTTACGGGCCGTCTTGGGGAGATGCCGGCGAAAATTACCCGGGAAGCATTCGCGAATATGGCATCGGCATGACGTATCAGAGATTCTTGTGGAAGGGCTTGTACGCGTCCCTGCAGGTCATCCCGTTCAAAAGAATCTATCGGGATATGGACGATAAAACCATCCAGAAGGGATTTCAGCTGTTTTCGACGCTCCGCATCGGGTTTCAAATTCCCTTATTCAAGAATAGATTTTTCTTGGAGCCGTCCATCGCTGCCACATTTTGGCCTGTCAGCACAAACGTGCCGCCAAGCTTTGCGGCAAAAGACGCCAAGTGGAATAGGTTCTTTCTCTTTGAGCCTGGATTGCACTTCGGCCTTAATTTTTAAATATGCGCACCGTTCAGATACTCAATTTTCAAAAAAAAGGACTCCTGCGTATCATGGCTAATAAGGAATTCAGTAACTCGCCCAAAAACCGCCGGCTTTGGAATACAGGCGTGATTGCCGTTGTTTTTGCGGGACTTGCCCTCGTCTACCTTGACCCTGGTTTTGCGGAAGCGGGCATGAAGGGGAACAGGAGCGGTTTGACTCTATCCGGGCCGCAATCGACCCCTTCGGCTTCAACGGCGGCTCCCTTACCCAAAGGGCCTTACTTCGGCCAGCGGCTGCCGGGGGAGATCCCGGAATTGTTCGCCCCCGAATTTCTTTCGGCCCGCTTCGGTTTCGTCGCCCGCATCGCGTTCGCTCCGGACGGCAACGAGTGCTTCTTCACCGTGACGGACGCCGCCTATGCGCACCCGAAAATCTATGGCAGCCGAAAAGTCGGGGACACCTGGAGCGAGCCGGCGATACCGGCTTTCGCCGATCCGCAATGGATCAATCACGAGCCATTCTTTTCCCGGGACGGCGGCAAAATCACCTTCACCTCTAATCGGCAGACGCAGTCCGTTACGAACAAAAGGGACTTCTGGGTGACCGAGCGGACGCTAAATGGATGGAGTGAACCCAAGCGCCTTCCTCCCCCCATCAACTCCGATCATACGGAGTTCTTTTATTCGCAGACGGCGGATGGAACGGCGTACTTCTGCTCCGACCGCCCCAACGGGATTGGCGCATTGGACATCTATCGAGTTCGCCCGGGGGCGGAACCGACCGCGCCGGCGGAAAATCTCGGAGCCCCGGTGAACGCTAAATACTATAATGGGGATCCCTGCATCGCTCCCGACGGGCGCTTTCTGGTGTTCGGGACCGTTCGCCCGGAGGGGCGCGGCGGCATGGATCTTTATGTGAGCTTCAGAGATGGGCCCAATGGCTGGACCGTACCCGTCAGTCTCGGCGAGGGGTTCAACACGCCTGCCAATGAATACGCGCCTTCTTTTTCTCCGGACGGGCGCTTTCTGTTCTTTGCCCGGCACGACGGCCAGCAGGCCAAGCTCTATTGGGTGAAGATGTCCGTTTTAGATCGGTTTCGCGCGAAGGCCTCGTCTCTGGCCCCAAAACCGGCGGAGCCGCTAAAGTCGACCGGCGCGACGGGCGATGGCCAAGTCAAAGGAGCGTATCTGGGGCAAAAACCTCCCGGGGACACGCTTGAAGTATTTGCCCCGGGAATCGTCTCCCTGGAAGACAGGCTTGAAGCCTACCCGACGTTTTCCGCGGACGGCCGGGAGCTGTTTTTCTCAGTCGTGAATGCGGCTTGGACGGCGGGGGAGATTCTTTATACAAGACTCAAGGATGGGGTTTGGAGCAAACCCGAAAAAGCTCCTTTTTCGGCAGGCTCCTCCATCAATTGGGAATCGTCCCTGTCTCCCGACGGGAAGCAGTTGTTCTTCGCTTCCAACCGGCCGCCCTCTTCCGCGGCGGCGATCGATCTCTGGATGGTCGAGCGGGTTGCGGAAACCGCATGGTCCGATCCGGTCAGGCTTCCCGCCCCGATCAATTCCGCCGCGGATGACGGGTCCGCCTGCGTGACGAACGACGGAACTTTGTATTTTCATTCTTCTCGCGGCGGCGGGATCGGAGGTTCCGAGCTGTACCAGGCCCGGCTGATCGATCACGCGAATGCCCGGGTCGATAGCCTGGGGGGCGTCATCAAGACCGGCCCCAAGGAAAGCGAGCCGTATATGGCTCCCGACGAAAGCTATCTGATCTTCATCTCGCAGACGCGGCCGGGCGGAAAGGGCGGGTGGGATTTGTGGATCAGCTTTCGGAAGACGGACGGCTTGTGGACGGCTCCCGTGAACATGGGTCCGGAAATCAATACGGCCGCCGACGAGTACGGTCCGCGCGTGACCCCCGACGGGAAATATCTCTTTTTGACCCGGGAAGTCCGGGGCCGGTCGATGGATATCTATTGGGCTTCGGCGCGGATTATCGAGCGTTTACGAGCCAATCATGGCTAAAAAGACGCCCTAAACAGGAGGAAAAGGATATGAAAAGAAACGAATTTCTGAAAGCTTGCGGCGCGGGCCTCTGCGGCTGCGGTGTCGTGGGCCTCCTGGCCCCGCTGGCGGCTTCGGCCGAAGGCGCGGACGGACAGACAACAGCCGCCTCGGCCGCCCCCTCCGAGGTCGACTTGTTGAAGCGGCAGCTCGACGGCGCGCAAGAGCGCTTCGCCGAATTGGTGACCATCATGGGGGAAAACCTCGACGGCGCCACCCGCGACAAGATCCTGACGCGCCTGGGCCGCGAGTGCGCTCAGGCCTACCGCCCGCTTTTCGAGAAGTACCGCGGCGACCTGCCGGGTTTTTTGGCCAAGATCAAGATGGCCTGGCTCGAAAGCGCCGAGTACGATGAAAAAGCCGGCATCCTGCGCACCGTCGGTAAGCCCGCTCCCTGCGCGTGTCCCCTGGTCAAAGTCGGCCGAACCCCGGCCGATTTCTGCAACTGCACGCTCGGCTGGAACCAGGAGGCCTTCTCGATCGTGTCGGGAAAGCCGGCGACGGTCGAGATCGAGGAGACGGTCCTGCGCGGCGGAAAAAGGTGCAGCTTCCGCATCGGCCTCAAAGGGTGACTCCGGCCGTCACGCCGGGCGCGCCGGACGATCGGTAGGCGCGGCCGCTCCCGTCCCCCCGTAGACGCCGATCTGGTGGATCAGCTGGTGGCGGCTTTTGACGTCCATCTTACGGTACAGGCTGTAGACGTGGCTCTTGACGGTATGGATGGAGATGTGGAGGGCGCTCTCGATCTCCTTGTAGCTCTTGCCGTCGATCATAAGCTCCAGGATCTCCATTTCCCGGGCCGACACGCCGCGGGCTTGCCCTATTGCGGCGAGGTTGAACTGCTCTCCAAGGACCTTGCCCAGGCTGCCCGCCCAGGGACCGAAATAAGCCTTCAGCCAAATGCCCGGCAGGAGATTCGTATAAAGGCCGAGCAGCTTGGAGAGCGCCAAGGCCACGAATACCGCTCCGCCCGGGTTCCAGACGCTCAGGGCCAGATGCAAGGGATAGCGCGCCAGGAACAGCAAGGCGAAGGCACCGTCGACCCTCCGCTGTCCCGGATCGGCGGCCTTCCGGCTTTCCGCAAGCAGCCGGCCGAGCCAGAACATGTCGAGGAGGCCCAGGGGCCAGACCAGGGCGAGCCAAAACGTGTTCTCCGGTCTATGGGGGGTCAAGGCCGGGTATCTAAGCGCCAGGAAGTACCAGGCTATCACCGCGACGCCGAAAACCCCTACGACGGGCACGACCCATTTGGGCAAGTCCTTGTCCCGGCGCCGGAATATGGCCCGGTAAAGTGAAATGTGGACTCCCACGGTGAGGGCGGTCAGGACGGGCCATTCGACGAATTTGTACCAGAAGGAGAGGCTCGACAGCTGAGCCGGCGTGAGATTGCTCTGTCCGTAAGTGCTGAAGAAAACGGCCAAGGCCAACCCGTTGTAGAAGACCAGGAAAAGCCCCAGGTTATCGAGCTTGGACCCGGGGAAGCGGCGGGACCTTTGGCGGAACTCGACGACGGCCCAGACCCCGACGATCAGGATAAGAACCGTGGTCAGGACGTTGAAGTGCTTCAAGGCGCAAAATTCCAAGTGACGATATGGATTATAGGGGAACAGACGCGAACGTGACAAGACCGCCGAGAAGAGGCCGCTCCCCGGGGCGCCCGCCCCCGGCCTCGGGAATCGGTATGATTCTTCAATCTCACGCGGTTTCCCGATTGCCGGACGCCTTGCCGTCCCCTATGATGCGCCCGGTCCGACCGTGTCCCCAGGCGGTTCCGATATTCAGGGAACCGGCGCGGGAGCGGGCGAAAAGGAGATGACCATGGCGCCGACTTCCTCAACCATGAAAGCGATCGTCTATACCGAATTTGGTTCCCCCGACGTCCTCCGGTTCGAGGAGACCGCTCGGCCGATGCCCAAACCCAACGAGATCCTGGTCCGGATCCGGGCCGCAAGCGTCAATTTCGGGGATACCATGGCCCGGAGCTTCAAGGCCGTCACGCCCCGTGGATTCAACATGCCCTTCTTGTTCTGGCTGATCGCGAAGGCGAGCATCGGATGGAACAAGCCCCGGATCCGGATTTTGGGAAACGAGTTCGCCGGGGACGTCGTCTCGGTCGGCCGGGACGTCAAGCGCTTCAAGCCCGGCGATCAGGTGTTCGGCTATACCGGCCAACGCTTCGGCGCTTACGCCGAGTTCCTGTGCCTGGCCGAAAGCGCCCCGGTGGCCCATAAGCCCGCCAACCTGACCATCGAGGAGGCCGCCGTCATCCCCTACGGGGCCATGATGGCCCTGCCCCTTCTACGCAGGGCGAACCTCCAGCCGGGGCGGACGATCCTGATCAACGGGGCCAGCGGCGGGATCGGCTCGGCCGCGGTGCAGATCGCCAAGCATCTCGGGGCCGAGGTGACCGCGGTTTGCGGAGGGCCCCGGCTGGAATTCGTCCGAGCCCTGGGGGCGGATCGGGCGATCGATTACGAGGAACAAGACTTCACCCGGAACGGCGAGACCTACGATGCGATCTTTGACATCCTGGGCCGGGCGCCCTTTTCGCGCTGCCGGCATTCGCTCAAGGCCCGCGGAGTTCTCCTCTACGCCAGCTTCAAGACGCGGCATCTCCTGGCGATGATTCGGACGTCCCTTTCCGGCGGCCTGCGGGTCGTCTGCGCACTCGCGCCTGGAAGCCTCAAGGATTTGCTCGTAGTTAAAGAACTGGTCGAGGCCGGGAAGATCAAGGCGATCGTCGATAGGCGTTTCCCCATGGACCGCGCCGCCGAAGCGCACAGATACGTCGAGACCGGGCGCCGGAGGGGGGCTGTGGTCATCATTATGGCCCCCGGCACCGAAGGAGAGGGAAACGGCTGATTTCCGCTTCGATCCCGAGATTCGGTCCGCTCTTAATTTGCACATATTTTGTCAGCCTATTTGTCGCGGGCTTCGTATTCATATTCGGAGTGTGACCACCATGCGCAGATCATATGCCTTTGGAGCCGTCGTCCTATTCATCCTCGCAACCGCTTTTTCCGGGCTCGTTGCCCAGACTCCGAAGCCGGTCAACAATGCCGGCGAAAATGTCCTGGTCAAGGTGGAGAAGCCGATCGCAGCCCCCGAGTCTTATCGGACCGGGTTCTCCGTCATTACCGCCCGGGATAGCCGGGTCTTGCTCTCCTATCTGTCATCGGACCTGCTGGAAGGTCGGGAGAGCGGATCCCGCGGCTATCGGCTGGCCGCCGAATACGCGGCCTCCCTCTTCGCCCTCTGGGGGCTCGAACCGGCCGGCGATGCGGGGAATGGCGCCGGGCGCGACTATTTGCAGGAAGTCGTGATGAAAGAGTATACCGGCCTGGGATGTACGGCCACCTGGTCGGCTCGCGAGGGGGAAAGCTCGGGAGGCCGGACTTTTCATGAAGGGGTCGATTTGGAGAACTATTACCGGAACCGCATTCCGGAAGTCGTTTCCGCCCCGGTGGTCTTCGCCGGCTACGGCCTCAGCGAACCGTCGGCCGCCTACGACGATTTCGCCGGGCTCGAACTGAAAGGCAAAATCGTCATGCTCCTCGACGATGTCCCCGGTCGGGGCAACCCGGCTTCTCCGTTTGCGAAGGGGGAGGCAGGGGAGAAGCCGAGGGCCGTGATCTGGTTCGACGGCCTCAAAAAAGCGAACGCGGCGGCCGCGCGGGGGGCCCGGGCCGTCTTGGTGGTCAGGAATTCGCTCTCCGCGGGCGACGTTTACGCCGAAATGGGGCCCCCGGCGCCGAATGATGCGCGCCCGATCCTCCACGAACCCAGTCGTCTCGTCACGCTGCCCGGAGCCAAGCGTGACGGGGGCGCCATCTTCATCTCCCGCGAAATGGCCGACTTTATTCTGGCCTCGTCCGGCCGGACCATCGCTAGCCTGAAGGCGGAAATCGAATCCCGCTGGAAGCCGGCCTCGTTTGAAATCCCCGGCGGCGCACTGACCATTCGCAACAGCGCTGAAAGCGAGCGAATATTGCGCTGCTATAACGTCATCGGCGTGATCCCGGGGAGCGATCCACGGCTGAAAAACGAGGCGGTGGTCATCGGCGCCCATTTGGATCACCTGGGCCAGCGGGGCGATTATATCTTCAACGGGGCCGACGACAACGGCAGCGGCGTCACCGGCACCCTGGAGATGGCCCGGGCCGTCGCCTCCCTGCCGCGCAAGCCGAAACGGTCCATGGTCTTCTGCCTATGGACAGGGGAGGAGCTGGGCCTGCTCGGCTCGGCTTTCTATCTCCAACACCCTGTTTTCCCGCCGGCGCAAACGGTCGCTTATCTTAATCTCGATATGATCGGGCGGTCCCCCGACGATTCGAGCTTCAAGGCCCGGCTGAAACGACTGAAGGTTCCCGCCGAAGCCCAAAGCAGGATCGCGGCCGACAATTTCGCCGTCGTCGCGTTCCCGGCCGGGCAGGGGTTGGGGGAGATCCTGAGCCGCGCCGATCAGGCCGTCGGCCTCGATCTTTGGCCCCAGGCCGAGGCGATCGCCAAGACTTCGGGCCTGGTCAGCGATTACGCTTCCTTCGCCGAGGCCCGCGTCCCCTATCTCTCTTGGATGGGGGGAACGCACGAGGATTATCACCAGACCAGCGACAGCCTCGATAAAATCAACCTGGAGCGGATGGCCAAGATCATCCGTTTGACCTATCTCAGCGCCCTGACCCTGGCCGATCAATAGAGAAAAAGCCCAAACGGCGGCCTCGATCTTTTCCGGCGTCGCCAACCCGGAGGCTGGAACGCCCGTCTTTACTAGGGACCGCGACGGCCCTCTCGCGGCGATCGATTTGCCAATAGGGAGCCGAGCGGTGTCTATAGACGACAATAAGACGAATCTTTTCGAAAAAATTATAGAAAGGTGATGCGCGATGAAAATAATTTTAGTTCTGTTGTTCGAACTCCTGGTTGTCTTTGGAATGGTTCAGGCTCAGGTCGACGCGCGGATGATGCAAAACCCTGACGTTTCGAAGACGCAGATCGTCTTCACGTATGGCGGAGACCTATGGGTCGTACCCAAGGAGGGCGGAACGGCTTTGAAATTGAGCTCTTCGCCGGGCCAGGAACTCTTCGCCAAATTCTCTCCGGACGGCTCGGAGATCGCTTACAGCGCGACCTACAAAGGCAACGGCGATGTCTATGTCATCCCCGCTTTGGGCGGCGCTCCCGCGCGGGTGACCCACCATGGGATGAACGACAGGTTCATCGATTGGTATCCGGACGGAAAAAACTTGCTCTACGCTTCGTCCATGGCCAGCGGCAGGCAGAGCTTCAGGCAATTTTATAAAGTGGGTAAAAGCGGCGGCCTGCCCGAAAAGCTCCCCATCCCTTACGGAGAGACGGCATCGCTGTCGCCCGACGGAACGAAAATCGCCTATACCCCGGCCAGCCAGGCTTTCCGGACGTGGAAACGATACCGCGGCGGCTGGCAACCGGATATTTGGATTTACGATCTGTCGAAGAATGCGGCCGAGAACATCACCGATAGCCCTTCCGACGACGAATTCCCGATGTGGTCCGGAAACAAAATCTACTATCTCTCGGATCGCGGTCCGGACTTGCGGACCAACATCTGGTCGTACGATCTTTCCGCGAAAAAGCATGAACAAATCACGAAGTTCACGGATTTCGACATCCACTTCCCATCTCTCGGTCCCTCCGACATCGTTTTCGAGAAAGGCGGCCGGCTGTATCTGTTGAGCTTGGCCGATGAAAAATATCGCGAGGTCGCGATAAAGCTGGTGACCGACGAGATCACGCTCATGCCTAAAGTCGAAAAGGTCGCCGACCTCATTCAAAACTGCGGACTTTCCCCTGACGGCAAGTGCGCCGTTATCGAGGCCCGGGGCGAGATCTTCTTGATCCCGGCGGAAAACGGTCCCCTCTTCAATCTGACCAAGAGCTCCGGAGTGGCCGAACGTTTTCCGGCTTGGTCGCCGGATGGGAAATCCATCGCTTATTGGAGCGACCGGTCGGGCGAATACGAATTGACGATCAGGGACATGGAGAAGCCCGCCGAAGAAAAGAAGCTCACCACCTATGGGCCGGGCTTTCGCTATCAATTGTTCTGGTCCCCCGACAGCAAGAAGGTCGCCTTTGTCGACAAAGCGATGGAGATTTTTATTTTTAATCCGGGAACCGGCGAGACCACGAAGGTGGATAAAGGACTGTACCTCTTTGCCGGCGCTTTGGATGGATTCAGCGTGAGCTGGTCCTCCGACAGCCGGTGGATGGCCTATTCCAGAGGCCTGGAGACGCGGAGATCGGCCATTTTTATATATGACCTGAAAGAGAATCGATTGCATCAGGTGACCTCAGGCTATAACAACGACGCCAATCCCGTTTTTGATCCCGACAGAAAATATCTCTATTTCGCGACAAACCGGACGTTCAACCCGCTGCATAGCGGCATGGAGTTCACCTTCTTTTACGCCAACTCGACGAACATCGCGGCCGTGCCGTTGACCGAAGACATCGCCTCT harbors:
- a CDS encoding M20/M25/M40 family metallo-hydrolase, with the translated sequence MRRSYAFGAVVLFILATAFSGLVAQTPKPVNNAGENVLVKVEKPIAAPESYRTGFSVITARDSRVLLSYLSSDLLEGRESGSRGYRLAAEYAASLFALWGLEPAGDAGNGAGRDYLQEVVMKEYTGLGCTATWSAREGESSGGRTFHEGVDLENYYRNRIPEVVSAPVVFAGYGLSEPSAAYDDFAGLELKGKIVMLLDDVPGRGNPASPFAKGEAGEKPRAVIWFDGLKKANAAAARGARAVLVVRNSLSAGDVYAEMGPPAPNDARPILHEPSRLVTLPGAKRDGGAIFISREMADFILASSGRTIASLKAEIESRWKPASFEIPGGALTIRNSAESERILRCYNVIGVIPGSDPRLKNEAVVIGAHLDHLGQRGDYIFNGADDNGSGVTGTLEMARAVASLPRKPKRSMVFCLWTGEELGLLGSAFYLQHPVFPPAQTVAYLNLDMIGRSPDDSSFKARLKRLKVPAEAQSRIAADNFAVVAFPAGQGLGEILSRADQAVGLDLWPQAEAIAKTSGLVSDYASFAEARVPYLSWMGGTHEDYHQTSDSLDKINLERMAKIIRLTYLSALTLADQ